TCTCGTTGGCGGTTGCCGCGAGCATGCCCTTGTTGGGCACAGCAATGCGAAGCATGTGTGGGGGTCTCCTAGAGGTGCTGGTAAATGTCTTCGAGCGAGTAGCCCTTGGCGATCATCATCACCTGCAGGTGATAGATGAGCTGGGACATCTCCGCCTGGCACTCGGCGTCGGATTCGTATTCGGCCGCCATCCAGGTTTCGGCGGCCTCTTCGACGAGCTTCTTGCCGATGAAATGGACCCCGCGATCCAGCTCCGCAACCGTGCCCGAACCCTCGGGACGCGTGGCGGCTTTTTCGCTCAATTCGGCAAACAGGTCTTCAAAGCTCTTCACGGCTCCACCCTAGTGCGTCGTGGTGTCGGCGGCGTGCACGTGCCCGCTCGCGAGCTCGCGCAGGCGGGCAATTTCGTCGGCCGGTTCGCCGCGGAAAACCGCCGAGCCTGCCACGAAAGTGTCGGCGCCCGCCTCGGCGGCGAGCTCGATCGTGTCGGCCGAGATGCCGCCGTCGACCTGCAGCCAGATTTCGGAGTCATGGGCTCGGGCCCACTCGCGAGCCTGGCGCAGCTTCGGCATGGTCTCGGGCATGAACGACTGCCCGCCGAAGCCCGGCTCGACCGTCATAATCAGCAGCTGATCGAAGTGCTCGAGCAGCTCCTCGATCTGTGACAGCGGCGTGCCCGGTCGCAGCGCGACTCCGGCCCGCGCGCCCCGCGCACGGATGGCCCGGGCGAGGGTGACGGGCGCGGTCGCGGCCTCGAGATGGAACGTCACCGAGAACACGCCGAGCTCGGCGAACTGCGGCGCCCAGCGGTCAGGGTCTTCAATCATGAGGTGCAGGTCGAGCGGGATCGGCGAGATCTGCTGGAGACGCTCCACCATCGGCTGGCCGAACGTGAGGTTCGGCACGAAATGGTTGTCCATGATGTCGACGTGCGCCGCGTCGGCGGTGCGGATGCGGTCGAGTTCGCCGGCGAAGTTCGCGAAGTCGGCGGCAAGGATCGACGGGTTAATGCGGACGTCAGTCACGAGGGGACTCCTCTTCGTTCGGGGTGCGCAGCAGCGCGAGGAACATCGCGTCGGTGCCGTGGCGTTGTGGCCAGAGCTGCACCGCTGTGCCGTCGCCCACACGGATCTCGGCGAGGTCGAGCTCGGGCGCGAGCTCGCTGCAGATCGCGCGCGTGTCGAGCGCGGTGGCGGCGCCGGAGGCGATTGCGGCCGACACGATCTCGGTCGTCTCGGCCGGATGCGGCGAGCAGGTCACGTACGCGAGCAGCCCGTCGGGCACGGTCGCGCGCAGCGCCGCGGCGAGCAGTTCGCCCTGCAACTTGGCGAGGTCGCGAACATCCTGCTCGGCCTTGCGCCAGCGCGCCTCGGGCCGGCGGCGCAGGGCGCCGAGGCCGGTGCACGGCGCGTCGACGAGGATGCGCTCGTAGCGACCCGCTCGCTCGGCGAACTCGCGGCCGTCGAGTTCGGTGACCTCGAACTGCCCGAGCGGCTCGAGCGCCTGACGCACGAGCCCGGCGCGGGCCGGCGTCACCTCATTCGCCGAGAATTCGGCCCCGGCGACGAGCGCCTCGGCCGCGATGAGCGCCGATTTTCCGCCCGGCCCGGCGCAGAGATCGAGCAGCCGCTCCCCCGCGGCGAGCGGCTCGGCCCGGGTCAGCGCGAGCGCGACGAGCTGCGAACCGGCGTCCTGCACCCGCGCCCGGTGCTCCCGCACGGCATCGAGCCTCGAGGGGTCGCCCGCTGCGAGTTCGAGCGCCGTGGGTGCCGCCGGTAGCTCGCGAAGCCGCTCGGACGCAGCCACGAGCGTCGCCCTGTCGGAGCGCCCAGGCAAGGCCGCGAGCTGCACGTGCGGCGCCGCGTTGTCGGCCTCGAGCAGCGCGGTGAGTTCGCTCGCCCGGCCCTCTCGCTCGAGCGCCGCGGCGAAGGCGTCAACAATCCACCGCGGATGTGCGTGCGTGATCGCGAGCCGCTCGCGCGCATCCTGCACCTTCGCGTCAATCTCGGCGAGCCACTCCGCCCGGTTGCGCCGGGCGATGCCGCGCAGGTTCGCGTTCACGAAGCCCGCCGGGCCGCGGCCCGCGCGCCGACGCACGATGCTCACGGTCTCGTTGACCGCCGCGTGGGTCGCCACGCGCGTGTCGAGCAGCTGGTGGGCACCGAGTCGGAGGGAGGCGAGGGCGATGGCGTCGATCTTGCGCAGCGGGCGGCCCGACACCTCGCCGATGATCCAGTCGTAGAAGCCGAGCGCGCGCAGCGTGCCGTGCGTCAGCTGGGTCGCGAAGGCGGCGTCGGTGCCGTGGAGGTCGGCCGACTCGAGCCGCTTCGGCAGCAGCAGGTTCGCGTAGGCGTCGTCCTCCATCACCGCGATGAGCACGTCGAGCGCGACCTCGCGCGGGGTTCGCGAACGGCTCATCCGAGGCGCACCGCGGCGCCGCGCTGGCCCCGCCACCAGTCGGCGGCCGACATCGGCTTCTTGCCGGCGGGCTGCACCTCAAGCAGTTCGTAGCTGCCCTCGCCCGCCGCGACGACGATGCGGCCCTCGCGCTCGCTCACCTCGCCGGGTGCGCCAGCCGCGTGCGTGGTCTCGGCTACGGCGCCGCGCAGCAGCTTGATGCGCTGCCCGTCGCGTTCGCTCGCCGCGCCCGGCTCGGGCGTGACGCCCCGCACCAGGGCGTCGATCTCGGCCGCGCTTCGCTGCCAGTCAACGAATCCGTCGCGCACCGTGAGCTTGGCGGCCGTGGTCGCATGCCCGCTCTGGGGTGTCGCCTCAGCAGTGCCCGCCCCGATCTCGGCGACCGTCGCCACGACGTCGGGCGCCCCCAGCTCGGCGAGCCGCTCGAGCAACTCACCCGCGGTTTCGTGCGCACCGATCTCGACCGAGCGGTTCACGAACGTCGGCCCCGTATCGAGGCCGGCCTCGAGCTGGAACACCGCGATGCCGCTCGCCGCGTCGCCGGCCATGATCGCCCGCTGCACGGGCGCGGCCCCGCGCCAGAGC
The Gulosibacter sediminis genome window above contains:
- a CDS encoding phosphoribosyl-ATP diphosphatase, with translation MKSFEDLFAELSEKAATRPEGSGTVAELDRGVHFIGKKLVEEAAETWMAAEYESDAECQAEMSQLIYHLQVMMIAKGYSLEDIYQHL
- the rpe gene encoding ribulose-phosphate 3-epimerase: MTDVRINPSILAADFANFAGELDRIRTADAAHVDIMDNHFVPNLTFGQPMVERLQQISPIPLDLHLMIEDPDRWAPQFAELGVFSVTFHLEAATAPVTLARAIRARGARAGVALRPGTPLSQIEELLEHFDQLLIMTVEPGFGGQSFMPETMPKLRQAREWARAHDSEIWLQVDGGISADTIELAAEAGADTFVAGSAVFRGEPADEIARLRELASGHVHAADTTTH
- a CDS encoding transcription antitermination factor NusB: MSRSRTPREVALDVLIAVMEDDAYANLLLPKRLESADLHGTDAAFATQLTHGTLRALGFYDWIIGEVSGRPLRKIDAIALASLRLGAHQLLDTRVATHAAVNETVSIVRRRAGRGPAGFVNANLRGIARRNRAEWLAEIDAKVQDARERLAITHAHPRWIVDAFAAALEREGRASELTALLEADNAAPHVQLAALPGRSDRATLVAASERLRELPAAPTALELAAGDPSRLDAVREHRARVQDAGSQLVALALTRAEPLAAGERLLDLCAGPGGKSALIAAEALVAGAEFSANEVTPARAGLVRQALEPLGQFEVTELDGREFAERAGRYERILVDAPCTGLGALRRRPEARWRKAEQDVRDLAKLQGELLAAALRATVPDGLLAYVTCSPHPAETTEIVSAAIASGAATALDTRAICSELAPELDLAEIRVGDGTAVQLWPQRHGTDAMFLALLRTPNEEESPRD
- the fmt gene encoding methionyl-tRNA formyltransferase, whose protein sequence is MRIAFAGTPQAAVPTLEALVAAGHDVVAVLTREDAPIGRKRVLTPSPVAARAEELGLHVVRANRVTDEATAELLDRGFDLGVVVAYGGILRSPLLDTPRHGWINLHFSQLPLWRGAAPVQRAIMAGDAASGIAVFQLEAGLDTGPTFVNRSVEIGAHETAGELLERLAELGAPDVVATVAEIGAGTAEATPQSGHATTAAKLTVRDGFVDWQRSAAEIDALVRGVTPEPGAASERDGQRIKLLRGAVAETTHAAGAPGEVSEREGRIVVAAGEGSYELLEVQPAGKKPMSAADWWRGQRGAAVRLG